The proteins below come from a single Aegilops tauschii subsp. strangulata cultivar AL8/78 chromosome 6, Aet v6.0, whole genome shotgun sequence genomic window:
- the LOC109753513 gene encoding uncharacterized protein isoform X1: protein MVADEKLPASGDANNSEQQLHDTDTKSRVEDMWKKMNSGLPVKMPKPAMVKLKTAAKEKKPKATNNWMTILGLPPKKASANDQVPKNVQQQTQHETSEDAKKLAANALAAVRDAATAASGRGKVEITEVRDFAGKDIEIKKLVDADSKEAVEKASAAGASPSAVDNILEQIRKKQKLSVLDKTKKDWGEYKAEKGVEEELGAYKKSSNQYLDRQSFLKRADYREYELERDARLSLMAKRKSESMQDDDV, encoded by the exons atggttgcagatgaaaaactGCCAGCTTCTGGAGATGCTAACAACTCAGAGCAACAGCTTCATGATACTG ACACAAAATCACGTGTGGAGGATATGTGGAAGAAAATGAACAGCGGTTTGCCTGTGAAGATGCCCAAACCTGCTATGGTTAAGCTCAAAACAGCAGCAAAAGAAAAGAAACCTAAGGCCACAAAT AACTGGATGACCATTCTGGGCCTTCCACCAAAAAAGGCTTCTGCAAATGATCAAGTCCCAAAAAATGTGCAACAACAGACACAACACGAAACAAGTGAGGATGCCAAAAAACTTGCGGCGAACGCTCTTGCAGCTGTTAGAGATGCCGCTACTGCTGCATCTGGAAGAGGGAAAGTGGAG ATAACCGAGGTAAGGGACTTTGCTGGCAAGGATATTGAGATCAAGAAACTCGTAGATGCGGATTCAAAGGAAGCGGTTGAGAAGGCCAGTGCGGCGGGTGCCTCGCCGTCGGCTGTGGACAACATTCTGGAGCAGataaggaagaagcagaagctgAGTGTCCTGGACAAGACGAAGAAAGACTGGGGAGAGTACAAGGCAGAGAAGGGCGTGGAGGAGGAGCTGGGGGCGTACAAGAAGAGCTCGAACCAGTACCTTGATAGGCAGTCGTTCTTGAAGAGAGCCGATTACAGGGAGTACGAGCTCGAGCGGGACGCACGCTTGTCGTTGATGGCCAAGCGGAAGAGCGAGAGCATGCAGGACGATGATGTCTAG
- the LOC109753513 gene encoding uncharacterized protein isoform X2, whose product MWKKMNSGLPVKMPKPAMVKLKTAAKEKKPKATNNWMTILGLPPKKASANDQVPKNVQQQTQHETSEDAKKLAANALAAVRDAATAASGRGKVEITEVRDFAGKDIEIKKLVDADSKEAVEKASAAGASPSAVDNILEQIRKKQKLSVLDKTKKDWGEYKAEKGVEEELGAYKKSSNQYLDRQSFLKRADYREYELERDARLSLMAKRKSESMQDDDV is encoded by the exons ATGTGGAAGAAAATGAACAGCGGTTTGCCTGTGAAGATGCCCAAACCTGCTATGGTTAAGCTCAAAACAGCAGCAAAAGAAAAGAAACCTAAGGCCACAAAT AACTGGATGACCATTCTGGGCCTTCCACCAAAAAAGGCTTCTGCAAATGATCAAGTCCCAAAAAATGTGCAACAACAGACACAACACGAAACAAGTGAGGATGCCAAAAAACTTGCGGCGAACGCTCTTGCAGCTGTTAGAGATGCCGCTACTGCTGCATCTGGAAGAGGGAAAGTGGAG ATAACCGAGGTAAGGGACTTTGCTGGCAAGGATATTGAGATCAAGAAACTCGTAGATGCGGATTCAAAGGAAGCGGTTGAGAAGGCCAGTGCGGCGGGTGCCTCGCCGTCGGCTGTGGACAACATTCTGGAGCAGataaggaagaagcagaagctgAGTGTCCTGGACAAGACGAAGAAAGACTGGGGAGAGTACAAGGCAGAGAAGGGCGTGGAGGAGGAGCTGGGGGCGTACAAGAAGAGCTCGAACCAGTACCTTGATAGGCAGTCGTTCTTGAAGAGAGCCGATTACAGGGAGTACGAGCTCGAGCGGGACGCACGCTTGTCGTTGATGGCCAAGCGGAAGAGCGAGAGCATGCAGGACGATGATGTCTAG
- the LOC109753511 gene encoding chaperone protein dnaJ 16 — MAGPKFGSFKSENKGDSAASAAGAAAQRRDPYEVLGVGRNATEQEIKSAFRRMALKYHPDKNADDPVASEKFQEATFSYNILSDPDKRRQYDSSGFEAIEADSHELELDLSSLNTVNTMFAALFSKLGVPIKTTVSATVLEEALNGSVEIAQLHLGKSVCRKVEKQSAHFYSVDITEEEAKLGLVCRVCSTAKSKFKLLYFEPEENGGLSLALQEDSAKTGKVTSAGMFFLGFPVYRFEHNNSAAAAKDPDSAFFKRLDGFQPCEVNELKEGTHYFAVYGDNFFKSATYTLEVVCAEPFSTEKEKLRSVEAKILAKRSELSKFESEYREVLAKFTEMTSRYAQEMQTIDELLNERNAIHASYTNSPTLKRSSSDSKGKTSSKGSKSDDDQSVRKEKKSKSPTTMEASASDEEGPNKKEKKPKERLRRKRWFNIHHLKVDKRRPC, encoded by the exons ATGGCGGGCCCCAAGTTCGGGTCGTTCAAGTCGGAGAACAAGGGGGACTCGGCcgcgtcggcggccggcgccgcgGCGCAGAGGAGGGACCCGTACGAGGTGCTGGGGGTGGGGCGCAATGCCACGGAGCAGGAGATCAAGAGCGCCTTCCGCCGCATGGCCCTCAA GTACCATCCAGATAAGAATGCAGACGACCCCGTTGCCTCCGAGAAGTTCCAAGAAGCCACATTCTCTTACAACATCCTCTCAGATCCTGATAAAAGGCGGCAGTATGATTCCTCTGGATTCGAG GCCATCGAAGCAGATAGTCATGAATTAGAGCTGGACCTATCAAGTCTCAACACTGTAAATACAATGTTTGCTGCTCTGTTTAG CAAGCTAGGAGTACCAATCAAAACCACAGTTTCGGCAACAGTTTTAGAGGAGGCATTGAATGGCTCAGTGGAGATTGCTCAGCTCCATCTGGGCAAATCCGTATGCAGGAAG GTGGAAAAACAATCAGCGCATTTTTATTCAGTGGACATAACGGAAGAAGAAGCCAAATTGGGGTTAGTGTGTAGAGTTTGTTCAACTGCTAAAAGTAAATTCAAG TTGCTCTATTTTGAACCTGAAGAGAACGGTGGGTTAAGCCTTGCTTTACAG GAAGATAGTGCAAAGACCGGGAAAGTTACTTCTGCTGGGATGTTCTTTCTTGGCTTTCCCGTGTACCGTTTTGAACATAATAATTCA GCTGCTGCTGCAAAAGATCCCGATAGTGCATTCTTTAAGAGATTGGATGGTTTTCAACCATGCGAAGTTAATGAACTGAAAGAAGGGACCCATTATTTTGCTGTTTATG GCGATAATTTCTTCAAAAGTGCAACCTATACCTTAGAGGTTGTATGTGCTGAACCCTTTTCCACCGAAAAGGAGAAGCTACGAAGCGTGGAGGCAAAGATACTTGCAAAACGGTCCGAGCTGTCTAAATTTGAGTCGGAGTATAGAGAG GTTTTAGCAAAGTTCACTGAGATGACCAGCAGATATGCTCAAGAGATGCAAACG ATTGATGAGCTTCTCAACGAAAGGAATGCCATTCATGCATCCTACACCAACAGCCCAACTCTAAAGCGGAGTTCCAGTGACAGCAAAGGGAAAACATCGTCTAAAGGGTCCAAAAGTGATGATGATCAAAGTGTAAGAAAAGAGAAGAAATCAAAGAGTCCGACGACGATGGAGGCATCAGCGAGCGATGAAGAGGGCCctaataaaaaagaaaagaaacctaAAGAGCGGCTTCGCAGGAAGAGATGGTTCAACATCCATCATTTGAAAGTGGACAAAAGAAGACCCTGCTGA